The Tripterygium wilfordii isolate XIE 37 chromosome 17, ASM1340144v1, whole genome shotgun sequence genome has a window encoding:
- the LOC119982030 gene encoding receptor-like cytosolic serine/threonine-protein kinase RBK2 isoform X4, protein MEKKVDSNSPTGVLEDYFRSEDFETSSSKDRSSSSYSKAENKSKHASRWRGFMQLLRGGTKKSVGSLQSLSVLKLLSITRSSSMRENVVVAPDLFAKTNMCNSKSGSRNFTLSELQAATNNFNPENMIGKGGYAEVYMGCLQNGQYVAIKRLTKGTQDEMTGDFLSELGIMAHVNHPNTAKLIGYGIEGGMHLVLELSAHGSLASLLYGSKEKLKWHIRYKIALGTAEGLLYLHEGCQRRIIHRDIKAANILLTEDFEPQICDFGLAKWLPEHWTHHYVAKFEGTFGYLAPEFLMHGIVDEKTDVFAFGVLLLELATGRRALDYSQQSLVLWAKPLLKKNDIRDLTDPSLAINGSYNARQMGIMLLVASLCIQQSPIRRPHMSQVVQLLNGNLSYLKTSQVPFLCKTFHEELSSAETLKKLMMIT, encoded by the exons ATGGAGAAGAAGGTGGATTCTAATTCTCCTACAGGAGTTCTTGAGGACTATTTTAGGAGCGAAGACTTCGAAACAAGTTCTTCGAAAGATCGATCCTCCTCCTCATACTCAAAAgctgaaaataaatcaaaacatgCGTCTAGATGGCGAGGTTTCATGCAATTATTGAGAGGTGGAACAAAGAAATCTGTTGGATCTTTACAATCTCTCAGTGTCCTCAAACTCTTATCAATCACGAGGAGCAGTAGTATGAGAGAAAATGTTGTGGTGGCACCTGATCTTTTTGCTAAAACCAATATGTGTAACTCCAAGTCTGGCAGTAGAAATTTCACTCTATCAGAGCTTCAAGCTGCAACCAACAATTTCAATCCAG AGAATATGATTGGGAAGGGAGGTTATGCTGAGGTTTACATGGGATGTCTCCAAAATGGGCAATATGTAGCAATTAAACGGCTAACTAAAGGCACACAGGATGAGATGACCGGGGACTTTTTGTCGGAGCTTGGGATTATGGCACATGTGAACCATCCTAATACAGCTAAGTTAATTGGTTATGGCATTGAAGGAGGAATGCATTTAGTCCTTGAATTGTCTGCTCATGGAAGCTTAGCTTCATTGTTGTACG GGTCGAAGGAGAAACTAAAATGGCATATTAGGTATAAGATTGCTTTAGGGACGGCAGAGGGTTTATTATATCTTCATGAGGGTTGTCAAAGGAGGATTATCCACAGAGATATCAAGGCTGCCAATATTTTGCTCACAGAGGATTTTGAGCCTCAG ATTTGTGATTTTGGACTCGCGAAATGGCTACCGGAGCATTGGACTCACCATTATGTTGCCAAATTTGAAGGCACATTTGG TTATCTTGCTCCTGAGTTCTTAATGCATGGCATAGTAGATGAAAAGACCGATGTCTTCGCGTTTGGAGTGCTGCTCCTGGAACTAGCCACTGGTCGCCGAGCTCTAGACTACTCACAACAAAGCCTTGTCCTGTGG GCGAAACCTTTACTGAAGAAGAACGATATCAGAGACCTAACCGACCCCTCTCTGGCCATTAATGGTAGTTACAATGCTCGGCAGATGGGTATTATGCTCTTGGTTGCTTCTTTATGCATACAACAGTCTCCGATAAGACGGCCTCATATGAGTCAGGTTGTGCAGCTCTTAAATGGCAACTTAAGCTACTTGAAGACATCCCAAGTACCATTTCTCTGCAAAACTTTCCATGAAGAACTCTCAAGCGCAGAAACACTCAAGAAATTGATGATGATCACTTGA
- the LOC119982030 gene encoding receptor-like cytosolic serine/threonine-protein kinase RBK2 isoform X1, whose amino-acid sequence MEKKVDSNSPTGVLEDYFRSEDFETSSSKDRSSSSYSKAENKSKHASRWRGFMQLLRGGTKKSVGSLQSLSVLKLLSITRSSSMRENVVVAPDLFAKTNMCNSKSGSRNFTLSELQAATNNFNPENMIGKGGYAEVYMGCLQNGQYVAIKRLTKGTQDEMTGDFLSELGIMAHVNHPNTAKLIGYGIEGGMHLVLELSAHGSLASLLYGSKEKLKWHIRYKIALGTAEGLLYLHEGCQRRIIHRDIKAANILLTEDFEPQICDFGLAKWLPEHWTHHYVAKFEGTFGFVKTRHSFSAGCLFIICSIYELFHNCSYLAPEFLMHGIVDEKTDVFAFGVLLLELATGRRALDYSQQSLVLWAKPLLKKNDIRDLTDPSLAINGSYNARQMGIMLLVASLCIQQSPIRRPHMSQVVQLLNGNLSYLKTSQVPFLCKTFHEELSSAETLKKLMMIT is encoded by the exons ATGGAGAAGAAGGTGGATTCTAATTCTCCTACAGGAGTTCTTGAGGACTATTTTAGGAGCGAAGACTTCGAAACAAGTTCTTCGAAAGATCGATCCTCCTCCTCATACTCAAAAgctgaaaataaatcaaaacatgCGTCTAGATGGCGAGGTTTCATGCAATTATTGAGAGGTGGAACAAAGAAATCTGTTGGATCTTTACAATCTCTCAGTGTCCTCAAACTCTTATCAATCACGAGGAGCAGTAGTATGAGAGAAAATGTTGTGGTGGCACCTGATCTTTTTGCTAAAACCAATATGTGTAACTCCAAGTCTGGCAGTAGAAATTTCACTCTATCAGAGCTTCAAGCTGCAACCAACAATTTCAATCCAG AGAATATGATTGGGAAGGGAGGTTATGCTGAGGTTTACATGGGATGTCTCCAAAATGGGCAATATGTAGCAATTAAACGGCTAACTAAAGGCACACAGGATGAGATGACCGGGGACTTTTTGTCGGAGCTTGGGATTATGGCACATGTGAACCATCCTAATACAGCTAAGTTAATTGGTTATGGCATTGAAGGAGGAATGCATTTAGTCCTTGAATTGTCTGCTCATGGAAGCTTAGCTTCATTGTTGTACG GGTCGAAGGAGAAACTAAAATGGCATATTAGGTATAAGATTGCTTTAGGGACGGCAGAGGGTTTATTATATCTTCATGAGGGTTGTCAAAGGAGGATTATCCACAGAGATATCAAGGCTGCCAATATTTTGCTCACAGAGGATTTTGAGCCTCAG ATTTGTGATTTTGGACTCGCGAAATGGCTACCGGAGCATTGGACTCACCATTATGTTGCCAAATTTGAAGGCACATTTGGGTTTGTAAAAACAAGACATTCCTTCTCTGCTGGTTGCCTCTTTATAATATGTTCCATTTACGAACTTTTTCACAATTGCAGTTATCTTGCTCCTGAGTTCTTAATGCATGGCATAGTAGATGAAAAGACCGATGTCTTCGCGTTTGGAGTGCTGCTCCTGGAACTAGCCACTGGTCGCCGAGCTCTAGACTACTCACAACAAAGCCTTGTCCTGTGG GCGAAACCTTTACTGAAGAAGAACGATATCAGAGACCTAACCGACCCCTCTCTGGCCATTAATGGTAGTTACAATGCTCGGCAGATGGGTATTATGCTCTTGGTTGCTTCTTTATGCATACAACAGTCTCCGATAAGACGGCCTCATATGAGTCAGGTTGTGCAGCTCTTAAATGGCAACTTAAGCTACTTGAAGACATCCCAAGTACCATTTCTCTGCAAAACTTTCCATGAAGAACTCTCAAGCGCAGAAACACTCAAGAAATTGATGATGATCACTTGA
- the LOC119982030 gene encoding receptor-like cytosolic serine/threonine-protein kinase RBK2 isoform X3, whose product MEKKVDSNSPTGVLEDYFRSEDFETSSSKDRSSSSYSKAENKSKHASRWRGFMQLLRGGTKKSVGSLQSLSVLKLLSITRSSSMRENVVVAPDLFAKTNMCNSKSGSRNFTLSELQAATNNFNPVENMIGKGGYAEVYMGCLQNGQYVAIKRLTKGTQDEMTGDFLSELGIMAHVNHPNTAKLIGYGIEGGMHLVLELSAHGSLASLLYGSKEKLKWHIRYKIALGTAEGLLYLHEGCQRRIIHRDIKAANILLTEDFEPQICDFGLAKWLPEHWTHHYVAKFEGTFSYLAPEFLMHGIVDEKTDVFAFGVLLLELATGRRALDYSQQSLVLWAKPLLKKNDIRDLTDPSLAINGSYNARQMGIMLLVASLCIQQSPIRRPHMSQVVQLLNGNLSYLKTSQVPFLCKTFHEELSSAETLKKLMMIT is encoded by the exons ATGGAGAAGAAGGTGGATTCTAATTCTCCTACAGGAGTTCTTGAGGACTATTTTAGGAGCGAAGACTTCGAAACAAGTTCTTCGAAAGATCGATCCTCCTCCTCATACTCAAAAgctgaaaataaatcaaaacatgCGTCTAGATGGCGAGGTTTCATGCAATTATTGAGAGGTGGAACAAAGAAATCTGTTGGATCTTTACAATCTCTCAGTGTCCTCAAACTCTTATCAATCACGAGGAGCAGTAGTATGAGAGAAAATGTTGTGGTGGCACCTGATCTTTTTGCTAAAACCAATATGTGTAACTCCAAGTCTGGCAGTAGAAATTTCACTCTATCAGAGCTTCAAGCTGCAACCAACAATTTCAATCCAG TAGAGAATATGATTGGGAAGGGAGGTTATGCTGAGGTTTACATGGGATGTCTCCAAAATGGGCAATATGTAGCAATTAAACGGCTAACTAAAGGCACACAGGATGAGATGACCGGGGACTTTTTGTCGGAGCTTGGGATTATGGCACATGTGAACCATCCTAATACAGCTAAGTTAATTGGTTATGGCATTGAAGGAGGAATGCATTTAGTCCTTGAATTGTCTGCTCATGGAAGCTTAGCTTCATTGTTGTACG GGTCGAAGGAGAAACTAAAATGGCATATTAGGTATAAGATTGCTTTAGGGACGGCAGAGGGTTTATTATATCTTCATGAGGGTTGTCAAAGGAGGATTATCCACAGAGATATCAAGGCTGCCAATATTTTGCTCACAGAGGATTTTGAGCCTCAG ATTTGTGATTTTGGACTCGCGAAATGGCTACCGGAGCATTGGACTCACCATTATGTTGCCAAATTTGAAGGCACATT CAGTTATCTTGCTCCTGAGTTCTTAATGCATGGCATAGTAGATGAAAAGACCGATGTCTTCGCGTTTGGAGTGCTGCTCCTGGAACTAGCCACTGGTCGCCGAGCTCTAGACTACTCACAACAAAGCCTTGTCCTGTGG GCGAAACCTTTACTGAAGAAGAACGATATCAGAGACCTAACCGACCCCTCTCTGGCCATTAATGGTAGTTACAATGCTCGGCAGATGGGTATTATGCTCTTGGTTGCTTCTTTATGCATACAACAGTCTCCGATAAGACGGCCTCATATGAGTCAGGTTGTGCAGCTCTTAAATGGCAACTTAAGCTACTTGAAGACATCCCAAGTACCATTTCTCTGCAAAACTTTCCATGAAGAACTCTCAAGCGCAGAAACACTCAAGAAATTGATGATGATCACTTGA
- the LOC119982030 gene encoding receptor-like cytosolic serine/threonine-protein kinase RBK2 isoform X2 — MEKKVDSNSPTGVLEDYFRSEDFETSSSKDRSSSSYSKAENKSKHASRWRGFMQLLRGGTKKSVGSLQSLSVLKLLSITRSSSMRENVVVAPDLFAKTNMCNSKSGSRNFTLSELQAATNNFNPVENMIGKGGYAEVYMGCLQNGQYVAIKRLTKGTQDEMTGDFLSELGIMAHVNHPNTAKLIGYGIEGGMHLVLELSAHGSLASLLYGSKEKLKWHIRYKIALGTAEGLLYLHEGCQRRIIHRDIKAANILLTEDFEPQICDFGLAKWLPEHWTHHYVAKFEGTFGYLAPEFLMHGIVDEKTDVFAFGVLLLELATGRRALDYSQQSLVLWAKPLLKKNDIRDLTDPSLAINGSYNARQMGIMLLVASLCIQQSPIRRPHMSQVVQLLNGNLSYLKTSQVPFLCKTFHEELSSAETLKKLMMIT, encoded by the exons ATGGAGAAGAAGGTGGATTCTAATTCTCCTACAGGAGTTCTTGAGGACTATTTTAGGAGCGAAGACTTCGAAACAAGTTCTTCGAAAGATCGATCCTCCTCCTCATACTCAAAAgctgaaaataaatcaaaacatgCGTCTAGATGGCGAGGTTTCATGCAATTATTGAGAGGTGGAACAAAGAAATCTGTTGGATCTTTACAATCTCTCAGTGTCCTCAAACTCTTATCAATCACGAGGAGCAGTAGTATGAGAGAAAATGTTGTGGTGGCACCTGATCTTTTTGCTAAAACCAATATGTGTAACTCCAAGTCTGGCAGTAGAAATTTCACTCTATCAGAGCTTCAAGCTGCAACCAACAATTTCAATCCAG TAGAGAATATGATTGGGAAGGGAGGTTATGCTGAGGTTTACATGGGATGTCTCCAAAATGGGCAATATGTAGCAATTAAACGGCTAACTAAAGGCACACAGGATGAGATGACCGGGGACTTTTTGTCGGAGCTTGGGATTATGGCACATGTGAACCATCCTAATACAGCTAAGTTAATTGGTTATGGCATTGAAGGAGGAATGCATTTAGTCCTTGAATTGTCTGCTCATGGAAGCTTAGCTTCATTGTTGTACG GGTCGAAGGAGAAACTAAAATGGCATATTAGGTATAAGATTGCTTTAGGGACGGCAGAGGGTTTATTATATCTTCATGAGGGTTGTCAAAGGAGGATTATCCACAGAGATATCAAGGCTGCCAATATTTTGCTCACAGAGGATTTTGAGCCTCAG ATTTGTGATTTTGGACTCGCGAAATGGCTACCGGAGCATTGGACTCACCATTATGTTGCCAAATTTGAAGGCACATTTGG TTATCTTGCTCCTGAGTTCTTAATGCATGGCATAGTAGATGAAAAGACCGATGTCTTCGCGTTTGGAGTGCTGCTCCTGGAACTAGCCACTGGTCGCCGAGCTCTAGACTACTCACAACAAAGCCTTGTCCTGTGG GCGAAACCTTTACTGAAGAAGAACGATATCAGAGACCTAACCGACCCCTCTCTGGCCATTAATGGTAGTTACAATGCTCGGCAGATGGGTATTATGCTCTTGGTTGCTTCTTTATGCATACAACAGTCTCCGATAAGACGGCCTCATATGAGTCAGGTTGTGCAGCTCTTAAATGGCAACTTAAGCTACTTGAAGACATCCCAAGTACCATTTCTCTGCAAAACTTTCCATGAAGAACTCTCAAGCGCAGAAACACTCAAGAAATTGATGATGATCACTTGA